The following coding sequences lie in one Pirellulales bacterium genomic window:
- a CDS encoding VOC family protein yields the protein MQKIMPCLWYDSQAEQAANFYCSIFKNSKIHHVARYGAEAAKMSGQPVGSVLTVTFQLEGQEFMGLNGGPIFKFTPAISFVTNCETQDEIDSLWSRLLDGGQESQCGWLTDKFGVSWQIVPAMLGKLLSLGEATKSGAMMQALLPMRKLDINALQDAYERG from the coding sequence ATGCAAAAAATCATGCCTTGCCTGTGGTACGACAGCCAGGCCGAACAGGCCGCGAATTTCTACTGCTCGATTTTCAAGAATTCGAAGATCCATCACGTCGCACGCTACGGTGCTGAAGCGGCCAAAATGTCGGGCCAGCCAGTGGGGTCCGTCCTCACCGTAACGTTTCAGCTTGAAGGGCAAGAATTCATGGGATTAAACGGCGGGCCAATTTTCAAATTCACGCCGGCGATTTCGTTCGTGACAAATTGCGAAACGCAGGACGAAATCGACTCGCTCTGGTCGCGGCTGCTCGACGGAGGCCAGGAGAGTCAGTGCGGATGGCTTACCGACAAGTTTGGCGTCTCGTGGCAAATCGTTCCGGCAATGCTCGGTAAGTTGTTGTCGCTGGGAGAGGCCACAAAATCGGGTGCGATGATGCAGGCCCTGCTGCCAATGCGGAAGCTCGATATCAACGCGCTACAAGACGCTTACGAGCGAGGATAG
- a CDS encoding YciI family protein — protein sequence MKFICLGYIEDGKWERMSQREQNALMEECFAYDDVLRKNGHFAGGEALQGPRSAATLRWQGGRVAVTDGPYAETKEQLGGILILEAKDSQHAIELMSKHPGVRLGGPFEIRPAAEEINELVSRRDRAAKM from the coding sequence ATGAAGTTCATCTGCCTGGGATACATTGAAGATGGCAAATGGGAACGAATGTCTCAACGGGAGCAAAATGCGTTGATGGAGGAATGCTTTGCTTACGATGATGTGCTGCGTAAGAACGGTCACTTTGCGGGTGGAGAAGCACTGCAAGGCCCTCGCAGCGCCGCTACGCTGCGCTGGCAAGGTGGTAGGGTCGCCGTAACCGATGGCCCCTACGCGGAAACCAAAGAGCAGTTAGGGGGCATCTTGATTCTGGAGGCGAAGGACAGCCAGCATGCCATCGAGCTGATGTCGAAGCATCCTGGCGTCCGACTGGGAGGCCCGTTTGAAATTCGGCCAGCCGCCGAGGAAATCAATGAACTGGTTTCCCGGCGAGATCGCGCGGCAAAGATGTGA
- a CDS encoding YciI family protein: MRFMVMVKATNDSEAGIMPSTELMAAMGNFNEELVKAGVILAGEGLQPSSKGVRVRFSGDKRMVMDGPFAETKELVAGFWLWKCSSLQEAINWVKKCPNPMPDVESEIEIRQVLEIEDFGPNATLEIREQESRLRAESAANQR; this comes from the coding sequence ATGCGATTCATGGTGATGGTGAAGGCAACCAACGATAGCGAAGCGGGGATCATGCCGAGCACCGAATTGATGGCGGCCATGGGCAATTTCAACGAAGAGCTGGTGAAAGCCGGCGTGATACTCGCCGGGGAAGGGCTACAACCCAGTTCAAAAGGTGTTCGCGTACGGTTTTCCGGCGACAAGCGGATGGTCATGGATGGGCCATTTGCGGAAACGAAGGAATTGGTCGCCGGCTTTTGGCTGTGGAAGTGCAGTTCGCTTCAGGAAGCAATCAACTGGGTCAAGAAGTGCCCCAATCCAATGCCGGACGTCGAATCAGAAATCGAAATTCGCCAAGTCCTTGAAATCGAAGACTTTGGCCCCAACGCGACGCTCGAGATTCGCGAGCAGGAATCCCGATTGCGCGCCGAAAGTGCGGCAAATCAACGGTAG
- a CDS encoding RNA polymerase sigma factor codes for MNLSAGAATGSRRNENDDARQAVDAVYRAESRRVFASLVRLLGDFELAEEALHDAFASAVERWPQQGVPENPRAWLVSAGRFNAIDVIRRRARFDASLGAIAERIEANRPDNGPLDTDRVEDDRLRLIFTCCHPALPNDAQVALTLREVCGLTTEEIASAFLTKPSTLAQRIVRAKSKIREAKIPYRVPSRDELPERLESVLRVVYLIFNEGYSASSGAAVTRADVSDEAIRLGRLVFELLPETEVMGLLALMLLQASRRAARTSPAGDLILLDDQDRSLWNREQIAEGLALVDQALSTGTIGPYGIQAAIAAVHARAAIAAATDWPQIVALYDLLLRAEPSPIVELNRAVAVAMRDGPAAGVALIDEILHCGPLNDYHLAHSARADLCRRMGNRHEARIAYEKALQLTRQEPERRFLQQRLAELSD; via the coding sequence ATGAACCTCTCCGCTGGCGCGGCGACGGGAAGCCGCCGTAACGAAAACGACGACGCGCGGCAAGCGGTCGATGCGGTTTATCGAGCCGAGTCGCGGCGGGTTTTTGCGTCACTGGTGCGGCTGCTCGGAGATTTCGAATTGGCTGAAGAGGCGCTGCACGACGCGTTTGCATCGGCGGTGGAACGATGGCCGCAGCAGGGAGTGCCGGAGAATCCGCGGGCCTGGCTAGTTTCGGCCGGTCGGTTCAATGCGATCGACGTGATCCGGCGGCGGGCGCGGTTCGATGCTTCGCTGGGCGCAATTGCCGAGCGGATTGAGGCGAATCGGCCGGACAACGGCCCGCTGGACACCGATCGCGTTGAAGACGATCGACTGCGATTGATCTTCACGTGCTGCCATCCGGCGCTGCCGAACGATGCCCAAGTAGCCCTGACGCTCCGCGAAGTGTGCGGGCTGACGACGGAAGAAATCGCCAGCGCTTTTCTCACGAAGCCTTCGACGCTGGCTCAGCGGATCGTGCGGGCGAAATCGAAAATCCGCGAAGCCAAAATTCCGTATCGAGTTCCTTCGCGCGACGAATTGCCGGAGCGACTGGAATCGGTGCTGCGCGTCGTGTATTTGATATTCAATGAAGGATATTCTGCGTCGTCGGGGGCCGCCGTCACGCGGGCAGATGTCTCGGATGAGGCGATTCGCCTCGGGCGACTTGTTTTCGAGCTTCTACCCGAGACGGAGGTGATGGGGCTACTCGCACTGATGTTGCTGCAAGCATCGCGGCGCGCGGCTCGGACTTCGCCCGCTGGCGATTTGATTTTGCTCGACGATCAGGATCGTTCCTTGTGGAATCGCGAACAAATTGCCGAGGGGCTGGCCCTTGTTGATCAGGCCTTGTCTACCGGAACCATTGGTCCTTACGGAATTCAGGCCGCGATTGCCGCAGTTCATGCGCGGGCGGCGATTGCCGCTGCGACCGATTGGCCACAAATCGTGGCACTGTACGATTTACTTTTGCGGGCTGAACCTTCGCCCATTGTCGAATTGAACCGAGCGGTTGCCGTCGCCATGCGCGACGGTCCAGCGGCAGGCGTGGCGTTGATCGATGAAATTTTGCACTGCGGCCCGTTGAACGATTATCATCTGGCCCATTCGGCGCGGGCCGATCTTTGCAGGCGAATGGGAAATAGGCATGAAGCGCGGATTGCCTACGAAAAAGCCCTGCAATTGACTCGACAGGAACCTGAGCGGCGGTTTCTCCAGCAGCGGCTGGCCGAACTAAGCGATTAG
- the fae gene encoding formaldehyde-activating enzyme, whose amino-acid sequence MAKKKKSEKRAKLSGDRIVLRTGEALVEAEPAWSAAEPEVVIGELDGPVGYAMANLIGNQVKGHTKVFAILNSDVQVRPATLMVSKVTVHSEKYTNILMGTVQAAIAHGVLDAVRAEDIPKKKANDLGIIISVWLDPSVVDVEIDHKILFQTNREATAKAIHKAMFHEPSIDWLLKNQDQVEHYFHQLALTGGV is encoded by the coding sequence ATGGCCAAGAAAAAGAAATCGGAAAAGCGTGCGAAATTGTCCGGAGACCGAATTGTGCTCAGAACAGGCGAGGCCTTGGTCGAGGCCGAGCCGGCATGGTCGGCGGCCGAGCCAGAAGTGGTGATCGGCGAACTCGACGGCCCGGTCGGTTATGCAATGGCGAATCTCATCGGCAACCAAGTAAAAGGGCATACCAAAGTATTCGCGATTTTGAATAGCGACGTGCAAGTCCGTCCGGCGACGCTGATGGTCAGCAAAGTGACCGTCCATAGCGAGAAGTACACCAACATTCTCATGGGCACCGTCCAGGCGGCCATTGCACATGGTGTACTCGATGCCGTCCGCGCCGAGGATATTCCCAAGAAAAAGGCGAACGATCTGGGAATCATCATCTCGGTCTGGCTCGACCCGAGCGTCGTTGATGTCGAGATCGATCACAAAATTCTGTTCCAAACCAATCGCGAGGCGACGGCCAAGGCGATTCACAAGGCCATGTTCCATGAGCCATCGATTGATTGGCTGCTAAAAAATCAGGATCAGGTGGAGCACTACTTCCATCAGTTGGCGCTGACGGGAGGAGTATGA
- a CDS encoding GGDEF domain-containing protein, which produces MNDPRTDSQTGLPSRAAFYEDLHRRLAQSHRFGTRLSALLLKIDQLAEFVEDRGITADLVMRAYSQFVRADVRDMDLVARFDADTFGLMLPATELVYAATVGERVRRNAEANPIPLPIGRIGLTLSVGVAEAQKGDDAAAFIERSVAALQVALVDGGNTVRFHTGISIESLPTARSACIS; this is translated from the coding sequence ATGAACGACCCGCGAACCGACAGTCAGACCGGTCTTCCCAGTCGTGCGGCTTTTTACGAAGACTTGCACCGTCGGCTGGCGCAATCACACCGGTTTGGCACGCGGCTGTCGGCACTGCTGCTGAAAATCGACCAACTCGCCGAGTTCGTTGAAGATCGAGGCATCACCGCCGATTTGGTCATGCGTGCTTACTCGCAATTCGTCCGGGCCGATGTGCGTGACATGGACTTAGTGGCCCGATTCGATGCCGATACGTTCGGCCTAATGTTGCCGGCGACTGAATTAGTTTACGCAGCCACCGTTGGCGAGCGAGTTCGCCGCAATGCCGAGGCGAACCCCATTCCATTGCCGATTGGCAGAATTGGCTTGACGCTGAGCGTCGGCGTGGCGGAAGCGCAAAAGGGAGATGACGCCGCCGCGTTCATCGAACGCTCGGTAGCAGCCCTGCAAGTTGCGCTGGTCGATGGAGGCAACACGGTGCGATTTCACACGGGCATTTCCATCGAGTCGCTGCCGACTGCTCGATCGGCGTGCATCTCGTAG
- a CDS encoding mechanosensitive ion channel, translating into MSSLFGQFLVAPVSGPMDGVKESFMTSQKALEDSFSQMWSQVVAYAPKVLWAAIVLVVGYFVSRLVARTITLVCERAGLQRAAERSGLWESMSHMNIRRNVPSIVGTIVFWMLMLVFLMAGFSILEIPQVSDAISKVVAYIPNLLVATVMVVVGLLVAGFLRGVIATSADRVGISYAEHLANGCYYIMALMVFMAAFDQLKIQFALLNYAILIVFGGLALGSGLALGLGGRDVMAGILAGYYVRQRLQAGDHVSVGSMEGTVREVGPVATIIETEEHGMLNRHSIPNYRMLNEAVR; encoded by the coding sequence ATGTCCAGTTTGTTTGGTCAGTTCCTTGTGGCCCCTGTGTCAGGGCCGATGGATGGCGTCAAAGAATCGTTCATGACTTCACAAAAGGCGCTCGAAGATAGCTTTTCCCAAATGTGGAGCCAAGTCGTTGCTTATGCGCCAAAAGTCCTCTGGGCGGCGATCGTGTTGGTCGTCGGCTACTTTGTCTCGAGGCTCGTCGCCCGCACCATTACACTGGTTTGCGAACGCGCCGGATTGCAGCGCGCCGCCGAGCGCAGCGGCCTATGGGAATCGATGTCGCACATGAATATCCGCCGCAATGTGCCCTCGATTGTCGGTACCATTGTGTTTTGGATGCTGATGCTGGTCTTCCTGATGGCGGGTTTCAGCATCTTGGAAATTCCGCAAGTGTCGGATGCCATTAGCAAAGTGGTGGCTTACATTCCGAACCTGCTGGTGGCAACGGTGATGGTGGTCGTTGGTTTGCTCGTGGCCGGCTTTCTCCGCGGGGTCATCGCCACCAGCGCTGACCGTGTAGGCATCTCGTATGCCGAGCACCTCGCGAACGGCTGCTACTACATCATGGCCCTGATGGTCTTCATGGCGGCCTTTGACCAGCTCAAGATTCAGTTCGCATTGCTCAACTACGCGATCCTGATCGTGTTCGGCGGATTGGCCTTAGGCTCTGGCTTGGCGCTGGGCCTCGGCGGGCGCGATGTCATGGCGGGTATCCTTGCCGGCTACTACGTGCGACAGCGTCTGCAAGCCGGCGACCATGTCAGCGTCGGCAGTATGGAAGGCACGGTTCGCGAAGTCGGCCCCGTGGCGACGATCATCGAAACCGAAGAACATGGCATGCTCAATCGCCACAGCATTCCGAACTACAGAATGCTCAACGAAGCCGTTCGCTAA
- a CDS encoding RNA polymerase sigma factor, whose amino-acid sequence MKVDEQLSDEQLAAAAAREGSDGPAFVALVDRFRGRVWAICYRLLGNEHDANDASQEVFVRLFLHRNKFEGRSKYSTWVHGIAVRTCLSVRRGRGRRQRRETLAGDETIEQHSPRTKSPAAGLSLDLMQMLDILDEEDRALLILKYAENYSHEELAEIFKLSISACKMRISRAREKIQERFGEEYEVKNEACKMQTKEK is encoded by the coding sequence GTGAAGGTTGATGAGCAGCTTAGCGACGAACAACTCGCGGCCGCGGCAGCTCGCGAGGGCTCCGATGGCCCGGCTTTCGTTGCGCTGGTCGATCGCTTTCGGGGCCGTGTGTGGGCAATATGCTATCGGCTTCTGGGGAACGAACACGATGCCAACGATGCCTCGCAGGAGGTCTTCGTGCGGCTATTTTTGCATCGGAACAAATTCGAAGGGCGATCGAAATACAGCACTTGGGTTCACGGCATCGCGGTGCGGACGTGCCTGTCCGTTCGCCGTGGCCGCGGCCGTCGGCAACGGCGAGAAACTCTGGCGGGTGATGAAACCATCGAGCAGCATTCGCCGCGCACCAAATCACCGGCAGCCGGCTTGTCGCTCGATTTGATGCAAATGCTCGACATCTTGGATGAAGAAGACCGGGCACTGTTGATTCTCAAGTATGCGGAAAACTACAGCCACGAAGAGTTGGCAGAGATTTTCAAGTTGAGCATTAGCGCTTGCAAGATGCGAATCAGCCGTGCGCGAGAAAAGATTCAGGAGCGATTTGGAGAAGAATACGAAGTGAAGAATGAAGCTTGCAAAATGCAAACTAAAGAGAAATAG